AGGCCTTGAGTCCTATGTCCCCGTGTCTGAGAGCATGGAGGGCGTGAAAGAGATTCGGCGCGGCACGCTTCAGGAGCAGACCTTCTACGAGCAGGTCGGCGGGGAGGAGACCTTCCGTCGGCTCGTCCACCGTTTCTACGAGGGAGTCGCGGAGGACCCGCTGCTGCGGCCCATGTATCCCGAGGAGGACCTGGGCCCGGCCGAGGAGCGGCTCACGCTCTTCCTCATCCAGTACTGGGGCGGCCCCACGACGTACAGCGACAACCGCGGCCATCCCCGCCTGCGGATGCGGCACGCGCCCTTCACGGTCGACCGCGCGGCGCACGACGCCTGGCTGAAGCACATGCGGGTCGCCGTCGAGGAGCTCGGGCTGTCCGAGGAGCACGAGCACACGCTGTGGAACTACCTGACGTACGCGGCGGCGTCGATGGTGAACACCCCGGGCTGACGCGCGGGGGCGTGGCGCCGGTCAGCGGACGCTGACGTCCAGCGCCCCGAGCCCGGCCCGCCGTACGGCGACCGACCCGTACGGTGTGCGCAGCCGGAGCCAGGCGCCCGAGGAGAACAGCGCCGGCGGCGCTCCGGGCCGCAGGAAGCCGAGTGACTGCGCGGCGTGCACGGCCCGGACAGGCAGCCGGGTGTCGCCGACCGTGCGGGACCAGATGTCCCGGCCGATCCGGTCCAGCTCGGCCCGGGTGCGCCGCTCGTCGGGCAACTCCTGCGTGCGGGCGCGGAACTCGGCGACCGCGGCGGCCACCAGCGAGCGCAGGGCGTCCGGCGCGGGCAGCCCCGGCTCTGGCCGCCAGCCGCCGCGCGGCGGCAGCACGCCCGCCCACGGCGGCCCGGTGACGGCACCCGGCACGACGGCCGTGGCGCCCGCCTCGTCCACCGACTCCAGCAGCTCACCGGCGGACACGGTCACGTCCAGCGTGACGTCGAGCCCGTTCTCGTACGGCTTCGCCAGCCGCACGGCGCGGATCGCCAGCACTTCGAAGGACGGCGGCCGCCCGAAGACGGCGAGCGCGGTGCCCGCGGCCTGCAGGCGCACCGCGGCTCCACGGTCGTAGTGGAGCAGCCGGGAGAGGAAGGCCGCGAGATCCGCCGCCTCCCCCTCGTCGGCGAGGTGGAGCACCGTCATGCGGCGACGGCCTCCCCCTCGTCGTCGTCCGTGTACTCCTGGAGGAACTCGCGTTCCTCCGCGGTGATCCGGCGCGGGCGCTGGGCCTCGAAGTCGAACGGCACTATCACCGTCGAGGCCCGGACGTAGACGACGTCGTCGTCCTTCACCTCGTAGGTGAGGGTGAAGGACGCGGCCCTGATCTCCGTGACCCACAGCTCGATGTCGACCGGGTGGTGCCGGTGGACGAGCTGCCGCTTGTAGTCGATCTCATGGCGAGCCACCACGGACCCCTGCTTGAAGTCCTTCTCCGGGCGGAACAGGAAGTCGATACGGGCCTCCTCCAGGTAGCGGAGGAACACCACGTTGTTGACGTGGCCGTACGCGTCCATGTCCGCCCAGCGCAGCGGGCAGCGGTAGATGTGCCGCAAGATCAGCCCCGGGTCAGCTTCTTGTAGGTGGCGCGGTGCGGACGGGAGGCGTCCGGGCCGAGCCGCTCCACCTTGTTCTTCTCGTAGGACTCGAAGTTGCCCTCGAACCAGAACCACTTGGACTCGCCCTCGTAGGCGAGGATGTGCGTGGCGATGCGGTCCAGGAACCACCGGTCGTGGGAGACCACGACGGCGCAGCCGGGGAACTCCAGCAGCGCGTTCTCCAGGCTGGAGAGCGTCTCGACGTCGAGGTCGTTGGTCGGCTCGTCGAGGAGCAGCAGGTTGCCGCCCTGCTTGAGGGTGAGCGCGAGGTTCAGCCGGTTGCGCTCACCGCCGGAGAGCACGCCGGCCGGCTTCTGCTGGTCCGGCCCCTTGAACCCGAAGGCGGAGACGTACGCGCGGGACGGCATCTCGACCTGCCCGACATTGATGTAGTCGAGCTCATCGCTGACGACGGCCCACAGCGTCTTCTTCGGGTCGATGTTCTCGCGGCTCTGGTCCACGTACGAGATCTTGACGGTGTCGCCGACCTTGATGGAGCCGGAGTCCGGCTCCTCGATGCCCTGGATCATCTTGAACAGGGTGGTCTTGCCGGCGCCGTTCGGGCCGATGATGCCGACGATGCCGTTGCGCGGCAGCGTGAAGGAGAGGTCGTCGATGAGCAGCTTGTCGCCGAAGCCCTTGGTGAGGTTGTTGACCTCGACGACGACGTTGCCCAGGCGGGGGCCCGGCGGGATCTGGATCTCCTCGAAGTCCAGCTTCCGCATCTTGTCGGCCTCGGCGGCCATCTCCTCGTAGCGGGCCAGACGCGCCTTGGACTTGGCCTGCCGCCCCTTGGCGTTGGAGCGCACCCACTCCAGCTCTTCCTTGAGCCGCTTCTGCCGCTTGGCGTCCTTCTGCCCCTCGACCTTGAGGCGGGCCGCCTTGGTCTCCAGGTACTTCGAGTAGTTGCCCTCGTAGGGGTAGAGGCGACCGCGGTCGACCTCGCAGATCCACTGGGCGACGTTGTCGAGGAAGTACCGGTCGTGGGTGACCGCGACGACGGTGCCCGGGTACTTGGCCAGGTGCTGCTCCAGCCAGTTCACCGACTCGGCGTCGAGGTGGTTGGTGGGCTCGTCGAGCAGCAGCAGGTCGGGCTGCTCCAGCAGCAGCTTGCACAGCGCGACACGGCGGCGCTCACCACCGGAGAGGTTGGTGACGGCCCAGTCGCCGGGCGGGCAGCCCAGGGCGTCCATGGCCTGCTCCAGCTGCGCGTCGAGGTCCCAGGCGTTGGCGTGGTCGAGCTGCTCCTGGAGCTTGCCCATCTCGTCCATGAGCTCGTCGGAGTAGTCGGTCGCCATCTGCTCGGCGATCTCGTTGAACCGGTCGAGCTTGCCCTTGATCTCGGCGACACCCTCCTGGACGTTCTCCAGGACGGTCTTCTCCTCGTTCAGCGGCGGCTCCTGGAGCAGGATGCCGACCGTGTAACCGGGAGTGAGGAAGGCGTCACCGTTGGACGGCTGCTCGATGCCGGCCATGATCTTCAGGATCGTCGACTTGCCGGCGCCGTTCGGGCCGACGACGCCGATCTTCGCCCCCGGCAGGAAGCTCGTCGTCACGTCGTCGAGGATCACCTTGTCGCCGTGCGCTTTGCGCGCCTTGCGCATGGTGTAAATGAACTCAGCCAAGAGAAACCGTCCGGCAGCTTGAAACTGGCAGTGGGCAGATACACCCCATCTTGCCGTACGGCTACCCCTGGGTGGAAACGCGTATGGGTGGGGGGCTGTGACCTGGGGGTTCGTGGTGGGCGGCCGAGGCTCGCGCCGTGCGCCACGCCCCAGCACCGAGGGGTGGGCGGACTATGCCGGATCGATGACCTTCTTGCGCATGTGCCCGTAGACCACCGACGTCCGTACGTCGGCGAGTTCCGGGCGCTTCGCCAGCTTCTCCAGGACCACCGCGTGCAGGTGGTCGGTGTCCCGGACGGCGACGTGCACGAGGAAGTCGTCGTTCCCGGTGAGGACGAAGATCGAGATGACCTCCGGCATCCCCTCCAAGAAGGTCTGGAAGGTCTCGATCACAGCACGTGTCGGCGGACGGACCCGTACGGCGATCACCGCCTGCAGCCCGCGGCCGATCGCCGCGAGGTCCGCCTCCGCGTGAAATCCCGTCAGGACGCCGCTCTTGCGCAGCGACCGGATTCGCTCCAGACAGGTGGACGGGGCGATACCGAGTTCCTGGGCCATGTCCCGGTTGGTGCGCCGACCGTCCTCCTGGAGCATCCGCACCAACGCCGAATCTAGTTCGTCCACGCTTGCCTCACTCCACCGGATTCCGAAGGTAATTCGGACTCTTCGCATCACCTTCGATGATCTTGTTAGCCTCCAGCCTAGTCGACCGATGTTTGTTCGGTCACGTCGCGGTGGGCGCAGTGGGTAGCGGAGAGGGGCGACTTGGTATGCGCAAACGAGGACCCACGGTGTGGGCGGTGTGCGCGGTCATGGCGGCCGCGCTGTTCTGGAGCAGTTCGTACGCGGTGACCAAGCAGGTGCTGGAGGACGTCGGCCCGCTCAGTATCGGCGCCATCAGGTTCACCCTCGCGGCGTTACTCCTGGGCGTGATGGTACGGCTGAGCAGGCACCGCCCGGCCCGTCCGGACCCCCGGCAGCGGCGGCAGCTCTACCTGAGCGGCTTCCTCGGCATCACCGTGTACTTCATCCTGGAGAACGTCGGGGTCGACCTGTCCACGGCCTCCGACGCGTCGCTGATCGTGGCCACGTACCCGCTGATGACGATGCTGGTGGAACTGGTCGTCCTCCGCACCCGGATGCCGCTGCCGCGTGTGACGGGCGTGCTGCTGGCCACCGTCGGCGCCTTCCTCGTCGTACGCAACGGCGCCGAGGTCGGCGGCAGTGCGCGCTGGCTGGGGGACATCCTGCTGCTGCTCGGCGGGCTGGCCTGGGCCGGCTACAACGTGCTCGGCAAGCGCGCGAGCGCCGGCCAGGACGCCGTGAGCGTCACCTATTACCAGACCCTGGCGGGTGCGGCCGGCTTCCTGCTCGCGTCCCTGCTGGAGGCCGACGACTGGCGGATGCCGGGCGCGACCGCCTCATCGCTGCTGGTCTATCTGGCCGTGGCGTGTTCGGTCGGCGGCTTCCTGCTCTACAACTACGGCCTGCGCAGGATGGCGTCGAGCGTCGCGGTCAACATCCTCAACCTGGTACCGGTCTTCGGCGTCATCGGCGCCGTCGTGATCAACGGGGAGTCGATCCGGCTCGCCCAGGTGACGGGCGGCCTGATCATCATCGCCGGGGTGGCGCTCGGCATGATCGAGCAGGGACAGGATGACGCCGCGCATCCGCGCGCGAAGGGAAGCGAGCCGTCCGGGGGTGCGACCGCCCGGACCGGGGGCGCTCCGTCCCCGCCCCTGGAGTCGGGGACTCACGGTGGATACGGTTCGCAGGCCTCTCCGTCGCCGTCCCGGTCGAGATGGGGCGCGTAGCCGGGCTCGCCCGTGAACAGGGGTGCGTCGCCGGCGGCTCGTGCCGCGTCGCAGTTCTCGTAGTAGGGGGAGGCTTCGTCGGGTGGCGGGTCCAGCTCGGTCACCTCTCGTATGTCGGCCCCCACGATCGTGCCGCCGCGAACCGTGTAGGTGCCCTCGAAAATCCGCAGCGTGCCGTCGGTCTGTGTGGCCTCGAGCGTGACCGAGACGGTGTCGCCGTCCGCGCGGAGGATGTGCACCGTGTCGTGGGCGGTGGTGGCGAACCCGTCCACGAAGGCCTGGTAGGAGCCGGAGAGGTTCTTGCCCCCGAGATCCCATGCCCGCCGGTAGTCCCGAGCGTTGATCGCGGCGATATAGTCGCGGACCACGGACGACGCGCTGTCGGCCGTCGGTGACTCGGCCGGCCGAGGGGACACGGGGGCCGACGGCGTCGACCGCTCAGGGGCCGGCGGCGTTTCCGTCGGCTCTGGCGTCGGGGTCGGAGGTGGAGTGGGCGTCGGCGTGGCCGTCGAGGTTGTGGGCGCCACGGTGATGGTGTTGGTCACCGTGGCCGGGCTCTGCGTGGGCGTCGAGTCGGTGCCCTGGCAACCGGTCACGGCCACTACCGCCGACAACAGCAGCAACAGGACTCCCAGATGAATAAGGCGGCCCATCTGCCCCACCTCGCGAGTTGGGTGCCTGTCTTCAGAGTGCGCCCCCGATCGGCGGACGGCAACGCTCGCTCGGAGCCGTCGTCGCGATGAGTTCCGGCCCGGCCCGGAGTCTGTTCCGGTGAGCGTCGCGGCATGCCGTACGAGGCTGCCCGGCACGAGAACCACGGAGGACACCATGACGACCACGCCGGACGATCCGACCACCACGCCGGACGATCCGACCACCGCGCCGGACGATCCGACCACCGCGCTGCCCGGCCGCCCGCCCGTGGTCGACCTGGCCACCTGGCAGGCCGCCCGCGACGAGCTGCTGGTCCGCGAGAAGGCCCACACCCGCGAGGGCGACGCCCTCGCCGCGGCCCGCCGCCGGTTGCCGATGGTGGAGTTCGACGGGACGGTCGAGGTCGTCGGCCCCGACGGCCCGGTCCCGTTCCTGGACCTCTTCCAGGGCCGTGACGAGCTCGTGGTCTACCAGCACATGTGGTACGACGGCGCCCCGCACCAGGGGCAGTGCGAGGGCTGCACGACCACGGCCTGGCACCTGAAGGACGCCGTCTACCTCAACGCCCGCGGCGTCTCCTTCGCCGTCCTGACCACGGGCCCGTGGGACGAGGTCGCCGCCTACGTCGAGTTCATGGGCTACACCCAGCCCTG
This genomic stretch from Streptomyces sp. Go-475 harbors:
- a CDS encoding globin, with translation MEGVKEIRRGTLQEQTFYEQVGGEETFRRLVHRFYEGVAEDPLLRPMYPEEDLGPAEERLTLFLIQYWGGPTTYSDNRGHPRLRMRHAPFTVDRAAHDAWLKHMRVAVEELGLSEEHEHTLWNYLTYAAASMVNTPG
- a CDS encoding thioesterase family protein — protein: MRHIYRCPLRWADMDAYGHVNNVVFLRYLEEARIDFLFRPEKDFKQGSVVARHEIDYKRQLVHRHHPVDIELWVTEIRAASFTLTYEVKDDDVVYVRASTVIVPFDFEAQRPRRITAEEREFLQEYTDDDEGEAVAA
- the ettA gene encoding energy-dependent translational throttle protein EttA; the encoded protein is MAEFIYTMRKARKAHGDKVILDDVTTSFLPGAKIGVVGPNGAGKSTILKIMAGIEQPSNGDAFLTPGYTVGILLQEPPLNEEKTVLENVQEGVAEIKGKLDRFNEIAEQMATDYSDELMDEMGKLQEQLDHANAWDLDAQLEQAMDALGCPPGDWAVTNLSGGERRRVALCKLLLEQPDLLLLDEPTNHLDAESVNWLEQHLAKYPGTVVAVTHDRYFLDNVAQWICEVDRGRLYPYEGNYSKYLETKAARLKVEGQKDAKRQKRLKEELEWVRSNAKGRQAKSKARLARYEEMAAEADKMRKLDFEEIQIPPGPRLGNVVVEVNNLTKGFGDKLLIDDLSFTLPRNGIVGIIGPNGAGKTTLFKMIQGIEEPDSGSIKVGDTVKISYVDQSRENIDPKKTLWAVVSDELDYINVGQVEMPSRAYVSAFGFKGPDQQKPAGVLSGGERNRLNLALTLKQGGNLLLLDEPTNDLDVETLSSLENALLEFPGCAVVVSHDRWFLDRIATHILAYEGESKWFWFEGNFESYEKNKVERLGPDASRPHRATYKKLTRG
- a CDS encoding Lrp/AsnC family transcriptional regulator, with translation MDELDSALVRMLQEDGRRTNRDMAQELGIAPSTCLERIRSLRKSGVLTGFHAEADLAAIGRGLQAVIAVRVRPPTRAVIETFQTFLEGMPEVISIFVLTGNDDFLVHVAVRDTDHLHAVVLEKLAKRPELADVRTSVVYGHMRKKVIDPA
- a CDS encoding DMT family transporter — protein: MRKRGPTVWAVCAVMAAALFWSSSYAVTKQVLEDVGPLSIGAIRFTLAALLLGVMVRLSRHRPARPDPRQRRQLYLSGFLGITVYFILENVGVDLSTASDASLIVATYPLMTMLVELVVLRTRMPLPRVTGVLLATVGAFLVVRNGAEVGGSARWLGDILLLLGGLAWAGYNVLGKRASAGQDAVSVTYYQTLAGAAGFLLASLLEADDWRMPGATASSLLVYLAVACSVGGFLLYNYGLRRMASSVAVNILNLVPVFGVIGAVVINGESIRLAQVTGGLIIIAGVALGMIEQGQDDAAHPRAKGSEPSGGATARTGGAPSPPLESGTHGGYGSQASPSPSRSRWGA
- a CDS encoding excalibur calcium-binding domain-containing protein, producing MVRDYIAAINARDYRRAWDLGGKNLSGSYQAFVDGFATTAHDTVHILRADGDTVSVTLEATQTDGTLRIFEGTYTVRGGTIVGADIREVTELDPPPDEASPYYENCDAARAAGDAPLFTGEPGYAPHLDRDGDGEACEPYPP
- a CDS encoding DUF899 domain-containing protein, which produces MTTTPDDPTTTPDDPTTAPDDPTTALPGRPPVVDLATWQAARDELLVREKAHTREGDALAAARRRLPMVEFDGTVEVVGPDGPVPFLDLFQGRDELVVYQHMWYDGAPHQGQCEGCTTTAWHLKDAVYLNARGVSFAVLTTGPWDEVAAYVEFMGYTQPWYSVRGVDAPVGGAMGYLTCFLRDGDRVFLTYSTTGRGNERVNGSLGLLDLTPYGRGEAWEDNPEGWPEGGSPCWSWRSDADGNATWGPTSRPVPQWTRPGATPVETLGRHGHHH